Proteins encoded by one window of Haematobia irritans isolate KBUSLIRL chromosome 2, ASM5000362v1, whole genome shotgun sequence:
- the LOC142226764 gene encoding uncharacterized protein LOC142226764, translated as MTDMKNEMDSDLDQNYSLNSNADPKNMQELTIYVQNLLQNVQDKFQTMSDQIITRIDDMGNRIDDLEKSIADLMNQAGVEGPEK; from the exons ATGACTGATATGAAAAATGAAATGGACAGTGacttggaccaaaattattcgcTTAATAGCAATGCCGATCCAAAGAATATGCAGGAATTAACAATTTAT GTTCAAAATCTTTTACAAAATGTCCAGGATAAATTTCAAACAATGTCCGATCAAATAATAACACGCATCGATGACATGGGGAATCGGATAGATGATTTAGAAAAAAGTATCGCCGACCTAATGAATCAGGCTGGTGTTGAAGGTCCAgagaagtag